The genomic stretch ATACAAGGAGAGACACCATGTCTACTCAATCTGTTGCTACACCGACACCCCCCGTTATCGCTGAAGCCAAAAAAATCTTCGGACGCTACACCCTGATGATCGGTGTATTGCTGTTACTGCTGGGCTTTGCCGGATTTTTCCTGCCCGGCGCTATTTCACTGGCTACCGACGTGATAATCGCCTCATTGCTGATTGTCGGCGGCGTCTTCTGGGGTTTCCACGGCATCAGTGATAACCCCAAAAACCTGTTCAACTGGCTGAAGCCCATCCTGCTGGTTGGCGCTGGCGTGATCATGTTGCTGTTTCCGGCAACCAGCATTGAAGCACTGGCGTTGTGGCTGGCGGCTTACCTGCTGCTCGACATGACCAGCAGCTTCATTATCGCCATCCGTTCCCGCCCGGCTTCCGGCTGGGGCTGGATGATGTTTAACGGTATGGTCTCACTGCTGCTGGCGGTCATGATCCTCGGCAACTGGCCAGGTATTTCACTCTGGATCGTCGGCGTTTACGTCAGCAT from Thiothrix litoralis encodes the following:
- a CDS encoding HdeD family acid-resistance protein; translated protein: MSTQSVATPTPPVIAEAKKIFGRYTLMIGVLLLLLGFAGFFLPGAISLATDVIIASLLIVGGVFWGFHGISDNPKNLFNWLKPILLVGAGVIMLLFPATSIEALALWLAAYLLLDMTSSFIIAIRSRPASGWGWMMFNGMVSLLLAVMILGNWPGISLWIVGVYVSISLMFDGIALLAIRSAVQEALDSTPTDTAGSASA